A window of the Dioscorea cayenensis subsp. rotundata cultivar TDr96_F1 chromosome 14, TDr96_F1_v2_PseudoChromosome.rev07_lg8_w22 25.fasta, whole genome shotgun sequence genome harbors these coding sequences:
- the LOC120276221 gene encoding LOW QUALITY PROTEIN: cyclin-dependent kinase G-2-like (The sequence of the model RefSeq protein was modified relative to this genomic sequence to represent the inferred CDS: deleted 3 bases in 2 codons), translated as MAAGRHSGYREHEFRDKDSDVDQSRRKEYYQDRERRGGHDHRDRARVRPRDVKEREALNGASHSPLGFGNSSGGKAGDHHVRSRFHRGPVDREPGELSSGSSSDDPELSVSMVRDNSVINQGNGVLSSKRRKFSPIIWDRDDGKLSAVTNSKSKNGHSIEQVALPPLPPPPQLPEGFVPVSSINSVQLSADHAPTIHDVKVSVDSPQDQQNHDQEPGVVDEDEEDFSLAPNISTSRWADSNNALDDDDDDDDETEDVKQDFVPKRRRNTPLANSIEQRLLKAPSPEVGEVISASKSSGSEGERRDTDHEVEVDKNVYMDVDEDAANGNVAEHLSDTDSDDDVDRTESPKTAQPPQRCINMLLGCRSVDEFERLNKIDEGTYGVVYRARDKKTGEVVALKKVKMEKEREGFPLTSLREINVLLSFHHPSIVDVKEVVVGSSLDSIFMVMEYMEHDLKGLMETMKQPFSQSEVKCLMLQLLEGVKYLHDNWVLHRDLKTSNLLMNNRGELKICDFGLARQYGSPLKPYTHLVVTLWYRAPELLLGIKEYSTAIDMWSLGCIMAELFGKEPLFNGKTELDQLDKIFRTLGTPNEKIWPGFAKLPGLKVSFVKQTLAFTRLRAMGDLVEASLFTLVAVDS; from the exons ATGGCTGCTGGACGGCATAGTGGGTATAGAGAGCATGAATTCAGGGATAAGGACTCTGATGTAGATCAGTCCAGGAGGAAAGAGTACTACCAGGATCGTGAGAGAAGAGGTGGCCATGATCACCGAGATAGAGCTAGGGTTAGGCCGAGGGACGTCAAGGAGAGAGAGGCTTTGAATGGGGCTTCTCATTCACCGTTAGGTTTTGGCAATTCTAGTGGGGGGAAGGCCGGGGATCATCATGTTAGGAGTAGGTTTCATAGGGGGCCAGTGGATAGGGAACCTGGTGAGTTGTCGAGTGGGAGCAGCTCAGATGATCCTGAGTTATCTGTGTCCATGGTCAGGGATAACTCAGTGATCAACCAGGGAAACGGAGTTTTGTCGAGCAAGAGAAGAAAGTTTTCACCAATCATTTGGGACAGGGATGATGGCAAACTTAGCGCTGTCACCAATTCCAAAAGCAAGAATGGGCATTCAATTGAACAAGTTGCACTCCCTCCACTCCCTCCACCACCTCAGTTGCCAGAAGGTTTTGTCCCTGTTAGCTCAATTAATTCTGTCCAGCTGAGTGCAGATCACGCACCAACGATACACGATGTAAAAGTCTCTGTTGATTCACCTCAAGATCAGCAGAATCATGACCAGGAGCCTGGGGtggttgatgaagatgaagaagactTCTCTCTTGCTCCTAATATTTCTACTTCACGATGGGCTGACAGCAACAATgctcttgatgatgatgatgatgatgatgatgaaactgAAGATGTAAAACAGGATTTTGTGCCCAAAAGGAGGAGAAACACCCCTCTGGCAAATTCTATTGAACAAAGGTTGCTGAAGGCTCCAAGTCCTGAGGTTGGGGAAGTCATCTCTGCATCGAAGTCATCTGGCTCAGAGGGAGAGAGGAGGGATACTGACCATGAGGTTGAGGTGGATAAGAATGTCTatatggatgttgatgaggatgctgCCAATGGCAATGTGGCTGAGCATCTCTCAGACACGGAttctgatgatgatgttgataggACTGAGTCCCCAAAAACTGCACAGCCTCCTCAAAGATGTATAAACATGCTGCTAGGGTGTAGAAGTGTTGATGAGTTTGAGAGGCTAAACAAGATAGATGAAGGCACTTATGGAGTTGTCTATAGAGCGAGGGATAAGAAGACCGGTGAGGTAGTGGCTCTTAAGAAGGTGAAGATGGAGAAGGAACGAGAGGGTTTTCCATTGACTTCTCTTAGAGAGATAAATGTTCTCCTATCCTTTCACCACCCATCAATTGTGGATGTGAAAGAGGTTGTTGTGGGAAGCAGTCTTGATAGTATCTTCATGGTTATGGAATACATGGAGCATGATTTGAAAGGTTTAATGGAGACGATGAAGCAACCTTTTAGCCAGAGTGAAGTCAAATGCTTAATGTTGCAACTATTGGAGGGTGTCAAGTATCTTCATGACAACTGGGTTCTCCACAG GGATCTGAAAACTTCAAACCTTCTTATGAACAACCGTGGTGAGcttaaaatttgtgattttggGTTAGCT CGCCAATATGGTAGCCCACTGAAACCATATACTCACTTAGTTGTGACTTTGTGGTACAG GGCGCCTGAACTTCTGTTAGGAATAAAAGAATATTCAACTGCTATTGATATGTGGTCTTTAGGATGCATTATGGCTGAGCTTTTTGGC AAAGAACCATTATTCAATGGAAAAACTGAGCTTGATCAACTTGATAAA ATATTTAGAACACTTGGTACACCTAATGAGAAGATCTGGCCAGGATTTGCTAAATTGCCTGGATTAAAAGTTAGCTTTGTTAAGCAAACC CTGGCCTTTACCAGACTTCGAGCTATGGGTGATCTTGTCGAGGCCTCCCTCTTTACCTTGGTTGCAGTTGATAGTTGA
- the LOC120275157 gene encoding LOW QUALITY PROTEIN: uncharacterized protein LOC120275157 (The sequence of the model RefSeq protein was modified relative to this genomic sequence to represent the inferred CDS: deleted 1 base in 1 codon) encodes MLQIPTSTLPSTALSASSPSLAFTMPHPPFPSSSLASPFFFLASSPPTLCIYFSRCYGSRCDEYQIDRFEFLVLFFEAVLAGVSLGCVSRNLFKYGMRRFLFVDQHHGHLERFQTQYVRRIQAFFCLLLWWILPCFIAKATREIIRFVYVHHGSIWKSVIFTLASIISWTYLTTIFLSACVLFNLVCNLQVIHFDDYVKLLERDTEALVYLEEHVRLRYYLSKISHRFRIYLLLIFLFVTASQFVALFQTTGYSEIVNFINAGDLAVSSVVQVVGIVLCLHAAAKISHRAQGIASVASRWHALVTCTPNGDSSYPRVTSSSGNLDAVSPNALLREFSESDLDSLDNLPVQTNTHLVSYMSSYHKRQALGSW; translated from the exons ATGCTGCAGATTCCCACCTCGACGTTGCCCTCCACCGCCTTGAGTGCTTCCTCGCCGTCCTTGGCTTTCACCATGCCTCATCCTCCCTTTCCTTCGTCCTCTCTTGCTTcgcctttcttcttcttggcaTCGTCACCCCCGACCCTCTGCATCTACTTCTCCCGCTGCTATGGTTCCCGTTGCGACGAGTACCAGATCGATCGCTTCGAGTTTTTG GTTTTGTTCTTCGAGGCGGTGCTTGCTGGGGTTTCCTTGGGTTGTGTTTCTCGGAATCTTTTCAAGTATGGGATGAGGAGGTTTCTTTTCGTGGATCAGCACCACGGCCATCTCGAGCGGTTCCAGACGCAGTATGTTCGGAGGATTCAG GCGTTTTTCTGCTTGTTGCTTTGGTGGATACTCCCATGCTTCATTGCAAAGGCTACACGTGAAATCATTCGATTTGTATATGTTCATCATGGCTCAATATGGAAATCTGTTATTTTTACGTTAGCTTCAATTATATCATGGACTTATTTGACCACAATCTTTTTGTCTGCCTGCGTTTTGTTCAATTTGGTATGCAATTTACAAGTTATTCACTTCGATGACTATGTTAAACTTCTTGAAAGAGATACAGAAGCTTTGGTATATCTGGAGGAACATGTTCGCCTACGATACTATCTGTCCAAAATCAGCCATAGGTTCCGGATATATCTTCTATTGATATTCCTGTTTGTCACAGCAAGTCAGTTTGTGGCGCTTTTTCAAACCACAGGGTATAGCGAAATAGTCAATTTCATCAATGCCGGAGATTTAGCT GTTTCTTCAGTTGTTCAGGTTGTTGGTATTGTCCTTTGCTTGCATGCAGCTGCTAAAATTTCTCACAGGGCTCAAGGTATTGCTTCAGTAGCTAGCAGATGGCATGCTTTAGTGACTTGTACTCCAAATGGTGATTCATCTTATCCAAGAGTCACAAGCAGCTCAGGAAATTTGGATGCTGTTTCACCAAATGCATTACTGAGAGAATTTTCAGAGAGTGATCTGGACTCATTAGACAATCTTCCAGTGCAAACAAATACTCATTTGGTTTCTTATATGTCCTCATACCACAAGAGGCAAGCCCTTG GTAGCTGGTGA